Below is a window of Desmonostoc muscorum LEGE 12446 DNA.
AATAGTTGGCACTTTAGCCTGTTTAATATTTTTAGCCAAATTATTGACTCGTACAGCTGTCAGTTTTTCTCTACTGCTAATACTTTCCATTCCCCCTGTTAATGAAATACGGTATGCTTTAGCATAATAACCAAATGCATCAGAGGTGGTAAACAACTTGCGTTGTTTCTCAGGAATACTTGCAATTGTTGATTTAATCCAGGTATCTAGTTGAGTTAGTTCATTTGTGATTTTTTTGGTATTGCTGGTATAAACCTCTGCATTACTAGATGCTACTTTTTTGAGGTTACTATTAATTACTTCTACCATTTCCATCGCATTCTTAGTATTATGCCAAATATGAGGATCGTTTACTCTTTTACCACCTTGCTGAAATTTTTGTGGCTTAGACAATGCAACTTGGGCGACAGCTATTTTCGGTGCAGAATTTTTAGTCGCTCTAATTAATTTGAGCAGATTTGGTTCAAAATTATAACCAGTATAGAGAATCAGATTAGCTTGCTCAAGAGCTTTACGATCTTCCGGTTTTGGTTTATAAGTTTTGGGATTGGCACTAGGCGAAATCAAGCAAGTGAGGTTAACTGTATTCCCGGCAATCTGTCTGGTTAAATCACAGAGTACACTTGTGGTTGCTACAACTTGGGGAAGATTTTCATTCACCTCGGCAGTAGTCTGAGTAAATGTAGTTCTTGCAGCTTGATTTTGGCATCCAACAAATCCAACCGTCAATACAACAAGAATAGCTCGTAATAAATTATTTTTTGGTGATTTTTTTGACATCCTCATCTCCTACTGGATGCATAAAAAAGATAATCATTATTCTTGAAAAATTCAGAATTTAGAATTCAGCAAACCAGATTTTTGCAGGTAAAATGTAGCTTTACGCGACGGGCTGCAAAACTGATAGGGGTAAAAGCACAACGATCAAAGCGATGCTAGAGTATCTTTGGTAAGAAGTGTAGTGCAGTCTCTCACCATCTGCATCAAGCAACTATACCATTGTGCTGATGTGTCGTCAAAGTCGCAAATTGATTAAGGAGAGGAACATAGTGATGATGGAGCGTATCGATCATACGGGTTGATAGAAGCAAACCAAGTCGTGAATCTAAAGCAATTGTAGCTGTGGTTTTGCGAGGCGTGGATATGTATTTGTTACAAAATAGCTGAATTGGCAATTTTTAACCATTAGCTAATTGCTGTTACTTCCTCAAAAAAAGCTATAAAAATAGAAAGGCTTTTGTAGAAATTAGCTTTTGGTTCATGAGAGTTATGAGTTATGAATGATTTCTTGTTCATAGAAAACTTTTATTTGATTGCGTGAAAAAACTCGTCCTCAACTCGAAAATTCTGATTTCCTCACTGTTAGAGGCGATTAATCGCGTTCTACTACCTATGTAAATAAGTTCAAAAATCAAAGCGAATTAGTATAGAACAATTTTTCAAAGCTGACATCGATCAAGATCAACAATGGTAATTTTAGTCGTCATAATTAACACTTTGATTTCGCTGATACTACTCTATGTTGCTTGGCAGGTGTGGCAACTTAAGCAGCGATTAGCATCTGTAGCAGATAGGTTAACCGCCTATGAGATTTGTACCCAGGCAACACTCCATAAAGCACCTGAAAATATTTATCTGAGTCAGCAGAACATTTATAACTTACGGCAGAGAAACCAAGCACTACAGATACAAATTCAACAAGTGCAGCAAATTATCAGTCTAATTTTGGTAGGACGGCAAATCTGGCAGCGTTATTTTCGTAAGCTAGAGTTAACACCAGAGAAAACAGCACTCACAAGGAGGAGTTAATCAACAAAAGGTAACAATGGAGCAACTCCTGAGCCAGAAGTCAGAATTATGACTGCTGAATTCTGACAAAAAAAGCAACATTTCTGGCTAACATTTTGTCACGATAGTAACTAGATAAAATTATTTAGGTATTGCAAGGGGGGAAAACCCACCTAAAATGAGTCTAAGGAGAGAAACAACAACATGTCTAATAACCGTTCTGGAACATTTATTGGCGGTTTGATGCTGGGAGCCACCATCGGCGCTTTAGCCGGTTTACTTGCTGCTCCACGCACAGGGCGCGAAACGCGTAAAATTTTGCAAAAATCTGCCAATGCTATCCCAGACTTGGCAGAAGATATATCAACAAGTGTGCAAATCCAGGCAGATCGTCTTTCTGCCAGCGCACTACGAAACTGGGATGAAACTTTAGATAGGTTACGGGAAGCGATCGCCGCAGGTGTAGATGCTAGTCAGCGGGAAAGCCAAGTCTTGAACCGGCAAACATCTGTTGAGGACTCAGATTCTCTTCCCCAGCAATTAGAACGCTTATAAATGACGTAACTGTGATTGAACCCCTGTTTTGGTTGGGACTTTCCTTACTCTTAGTCGCCACAAGCTTGACTGCGGTTTTAGTGGCGGCCATACCGGCTTTGCAGGAGTTAGCACGCGCTGCTCGCAGTGCAGAAAAGCTATTTGACACACTCTCACGAGAATTACCACCGACTCTAGATGCTATCCGCGTCACTGGTTTAGAAATTACTGATTTAACTGATGATGTCAGTCAAGGTGTAAAAAGTGCCAGTCAAGTTGCCAAACAAGTTGACCAAAGCCTTGATACTGCAAGAAAACAGGCTCAGAATATCCAAGTAGGTACACGCAGCATAGTTGTTGGCGTCAAAGCAGCTTGGAGAAACTTCACGCGCCAAAAACCAACAAGAAGAATTAGCGATCGCCTCGCCAGCAATGAAAAACCAGCACTCACGTTGCGAGAACGAGAAGTGTTCAGACAAGACACTCACCGCGTCAAAGCAGAAGCCTATCGCCCCAATGAAGGTTACAACGACGCTGCTAGCTGGGAAACCGATTTTGATGATGAAGATTGAATTAGGGACTGGGGATTCGGGACTGGGAAATAAGATTAAAAATACTATCTTCTAATACCCAGTACCCAACGCCCAATCCCCAATCCCCAGTTCCTAGTCCCCAGTCCCCAGTCCCCACTCCTCAAAAACGCTTTGCTTTGATCCCTAAGATTAGAGTAAAGTAAACAAGTGTAAAGAAGTATCATTTTTCTAGTACTCTTTTAAAACAACTTGTTCACTTTTACCTTTGATATTTGTATAAAAACGTCCATGCAGTCTTGTTTTTGGCGACGAATCCTAGTATCTATTGCAGTATTTTTCCTGGCTGGGTCAATTTGGGTGATGCATTCTTCCCCAGCACTGGCTTATGACAATCCTGACTTACTCCCAAAGACGTTTACCCCAGTTGTAGACTTAGCTAAATCTCTCCCTGAACTACAGGAAGAAAAACTTGTCAAAGATTTAGAGCAGTTTGAAACCGATACGGGCTGGAAATTACGAGTATTGACTCAGTATGACCGCACTCCGGGTCGGGCAGTGATCAATTATTGGGGTTTAGACGATAAAAGTATTTTGCTAGTTGCTGATTCTCGCGGTGGTAACATCCTGAGCTTTAGTGTCGGCGATGCTGTTTATGAACTTTTGCCCCGGACTTTCTGGATAGAACTGCAAACCAGGTTTGGTAATTTGTACTTTGTACGCGAACAAGGCGAAGACCAAGCTATTCTCCAAGCCTTAGAATCTGTCAAAGGCTGTTTACTCAAAGGTGGTTGCAATGTTGTCCCCGGACTACCACGAGAACAGTGGATTCTCACCTTGATTACTTCAGTTATTGGTGGGATAATTTGCGGATTTGCAGCTCAACCCCGTGAAAAAGGACAAGTTTTTGCTTGGCAATGGGCTTTGATTTTCTCTCCTTTGTGGGGAATCTTGTTTATTGCCTTTGGCATCGGTCCAGTAGTGACACGCACAAGCGACTGGTTACCCCTAGTTCGTAATATTTCTGGGTTTCTCATCGGGGTCTTAGTTGCCTATCTATCTCCTGTTTTCAGCAGGCCTTCTTCCAGTAATGAGTAAAGAGTGCTGAATTCTGAATTCTGAATTCTGAATTCTGAGTTCTGAATTCTGAATTCTGACTCCTAACTTCTAGCTCTCTTAAACTGATAAGCTGAAAGCTGATATTTGAGAAGCTCAAGAAAAATGGAATGGCACGTAACTGATGCTCAAAGTTTAGCAATCATTGATAGTGAAATTGGCGATCATGTTTTTTCACCAGCAGAGTATGAAATTGTGCGTCGCGTAATCTACGCCACGGCTGACTTTGAGTATAAGTCTTTGATTCGCTTCTCTGAACGTGCCTTGCAAGCTGGAGCAGCAGCATTAGCTGCGCGTACCACCATTGTGGTAGATGTACCGATGGTACAAGTAGGTATTGCCTACGACATTCAAAATACTTTCGCCAATCCAGTGTATTGCAGCATGGAAGCTTTGACGCGTCCTCAAAAAGAAAAAACGCGGGCTGCATGGGGTATAGAAACCCTCGCAAAGCGTTATCCAGAAGGTATTTTTGTGGTGGGTCAGGCGCAAACAGCATTAACAGCACTGGTGGATTTAATTGAAGCTGAGGAAATTAGACCAGCTTTAATAATTGCGACTCCGGTCAGATTCGTAAGTATTGATGAAGCTAAGGGGCGTTTACAAGACTCTTTAGTTCCTCACATTACAATAGAAAGTCGCAAAGGTAATGCAGTTGTAGCAGCTGCGATCGTTGATGGATTGGTAGATTTGGCTTGGCAAGCCTATGGACAAGATGCCAATAGAGGAAGCTAGGAAAGTCCGCTCTGTTCTATTATGTATCCAAAAGAGTATTCATAATTAGTGAACGTCCTGGTATTTTTATTGAATAGTACCGAGCAAGGAGCCTAGTATTGTGGTAGCTGAGAGTTTGAGTTTAAGTGCATATATTGCAATACCTGTAGTTTTAAGTCTTTTGCTTGAGGGACAAAACATAAAAGTACCTGTAGTTAAAAATGTTCGTCAGGTATCTACTGAACAGAAAACAATAGCACCCAGCCGCCAATTAATCAGCACTAAGCGGGCTGCAAAAACATACTATGTTAGTGGTAGTGGCAACGACAACAATAATGGACTCTCTACTTCATCTGCCTTTAGGACAATTCAAAAGGCAGCAAATCTGACTAATCCTGGTGACACAGTATTGATTATGAATGGAGTATACAAAAATGAAGGTAAAGCCGGGGCTGTAGTAAATATTAAACGTTCTGGAACTCCAAATGCATGGATTAAATTTAAAGCATATCCTGGACATTTCCCAAAAATTCAGCACAATACGTGGAATGGTATCTTGATTTCAAACAAAGCTTCATATATCGAGATCAACGGTCTTGAGGTAATGGGAAATAATGCCAATGTAACCCTTGATTATGCAATCAGTGAGAAAACTAACAAACTAAATCCCCTAACGAATGGAAACTGCATCTTCGTGGATGGACGAACAAATGGTCATACTCACCATATACGTATTCTCAATAATAAGGTACATGGATGCGGAGGCACAGGCATTGCAGTTATTCAATCTGACTATGTGACAGTTGATAATAATGTGGTGTTTGATAATGCTTGGTACGGCATCTATGGTTCCAGCGGTATTTCGATGTTGACTAATTGGAACTTTGATAATTACCGTGGATATAAAATGTTCGTTAGGAACAATAAGACCTATAACAATCGGCAGTATATTCCTTGGATTAGAACCGGAACCATCTCGGACGGAAATGGCATTATTATTGATAGTACACGCAATCAGGAAACCCCAAAATTAGGTCCATATAAAGGGCGTACTTTAGTTAAAAACAATCTGACATTTCATAATGGTGGTTCAGGCATTCACGCATTTTATAGCGATCATGTTGATATTTTAAATAACACAGCTTTTTTAAATAATCAGAGTCCAGAAATTAAAGGTGGGCAAATATTTGCTCATACATCAACTGATGTCAAAATTTTGAATAACATTCTTTATGCTTTTCCTGGCAAAAATGTTAACAGTAATACGAAAAATAGTAATGTTATTTATGATTATAATATATACCTAAATACTTCTTCTGTAAGTTTTAAAGGTCCTCATGATATTGTTGCAGATGCAGAGTTTATCAGGGAACATCCCACGTTGAAAAAAATAGCTGGTGATTGGAAATCACGGCTATATAAACAAAGTCGATCTCTACCGAATTCCATAGAAATTGAGTTGGGAAGTTTTGTTTGTCAACCAGTGACTTATAGTCTCAAAGGAAAACTCATCAAGGTCGGATGTTCGCGTTAGTGATTGAAGAAGAATTCTCCAATTCTGAATCCAGGAATCAGAATCACTGCTCGTGGGTAAATTGGGGCTCGCCACTAACGATACCAAATTATAGATTTGATATGGTGCTTCATCGTTTATTAACGAGCCAGTCGAACTCACGTTAATTTATTCTCAATCACTCCTCTACTCTACGCCGACGCCGACGCGGCCTTCTTTCCTCTTGATCTTCACGCAAGCGACGGCCGACTTCGTTAAAGAAATCGCGCCGCAAGCAAGGGTAATCACTAACCCATAGTTCACGACTGGGAATGTATATATCACTGAATTCTTCAATGCTGCTTAAATCTGGGCGATTTGACATCACTACCATTTCTGCAATTTGACCACGAGCGATCGCTTTGTGGCTAGGACGTAGGGGCGCGTCAAATTCAATACTAAATCCTGTGTCATCACCAACCTCTAAATTAATCCGTTTTTCTCGGTTTTCTACAATTACCAATTCACCTTTGCTATTGACGGTTTCCTGTTTCCCAACTAACTGGTCTGTAATCCACCAATCCAAGATTCGGCCACGAAAAAAGCCGCTGTATTTGTAACGGCGGCATTGTACATTCCGCATACTTGCTTGAAACACCGGATACCATAGCCAAAAAAAAGCGCTAACTACCCCCAGCACAAATATTATTGAACCAAACTCCAGCCTGAACAAGGCTTTCACAAGCAGAATTACAACTAACGAAACTACAGAAATTAACAGGCGTTGCAAAAAATTTGCAAACTTTCCCCAGTAGTACTTGTACTGAAGACCAGTGGCAATTAAGGGGACAATTTGTTCAAATTTCTGGCGAGTCAGTGGTACTAACATGAGTGCTGAGTACTGAGTAGTAAGTTTAACAAAAAAGAATAAAGGCGTCAGTCATCAGAAAAAGAAATTGAACTTCTGACTTCTGACTCCTGAATTCTCTTTTAAAGTATTTTTTCTAATCCATATACTAACGACTTTAGCGCTAAGACTTTGCGAATGGCTAATAGGACTCCTGGCATATAGCAAGCGCGATCGCTCGTATCATGTCGTAAAGTATAAATCTGTCCCGGTGCGCCAAAAATGACCTCCTGATGGGCAACCAATCCCGGCAAGCGTACACTATGAATTCTAATGCCTTCCTCTGCTTGGCTGCCCCTAGCTCCTGGTAATTTCTCAGTTTCTTCCACTAACGCAGGGTTAAAAGTTTTACCTAATTCTCCTAATAACTGCGCCGTTTGAATGGCAGTACCGCTGGGAGCATCAGCTTTTTGGTTGTGATGCAGTTCGATAATTTCTACGTGGTCAAAATATTGAGAGGCGGCGACTGCGGCTTGTTGCAGCAGCACCATACCAATGGAAAAGTTAGGAATAATTAGACAACCAGTGCTAGCTTTATCAGCAAAGTCTGCTAAATCTTGAATTTGTTCTGGACTTAATCCAGTGGTGCCAACTACAGGACGAATACCATAGGCGATCGCACTACGAATATTGTCATAAACTGAATCCGGATGGGTAAAGTCTACAATCACCCCTGGGGGTCCTTGTCTATCTCCAGCCACATAACCCAACATCGGTTCTAATTGATTAGTAATCGGCACTTCCAAAGGCTCGCTTAAACCCGCCAATTCTCCAGCATCTTTATCTTGATGTTCCGGACTGCTGTCAATTGCACCCACTAGGTTCAAATCGGGTGCTTGCGCCACCGCCTTAACTACTTCACGACCCATTTTACCAGCAGCACCGTTGACAATAACCGGGATAAGAGCTTGATTCGTCATATGTTGAGAAATACTTTTTGAGTCAACAAAGGAATTTTGACATACTCTCCGCCCTTCCAGGGCGGAGATTCTGGGGTCAAACAGCAGTTGCAGTTTCGTACCGTCTTACATTGCCTAACCCAACAGTCGATGCCCCGACTGCTTGAATATTTTTAGCTGCGTTTTCGTCCCTTCCGTTTACCGACTTACAAGAAGGACAACGCCATTCTCTGACTGACAAATCAAGACTTTCTAGAACGTGCCCACAATGAAAACAAGTTTTGCTTGATGGATACCACTTCGCCACGAATATGACTTGTTTACCTTTCTTTTTGGCAACCCATTCTAGAATTTGGGCTGAAGATTTTTTCATAAGCACTACCCTGATAAGTAGCTCTTATTAGAACTATTGACCTTTTTTTGTCAAGTTTAGTTGACTAACTGTAATAATATTTGTTATATTTATTTACATAGGCTAATAAAGCAGCAAAGCAAGCCATCTAGCTAAGGTTGCACTTTGTATATTACCTTTCTAGTTTTGGCTGCCTTGAATGTTAGCTAAAAAATAGACTTCGGTATCGGTATATCTCATCGACATTTGGACTTCTCCCATTTACCTCGGCTATCAAGTCGGGGTTTTTTGTGTTCTTGATTAGCCCGGCCTATCTTATGGTTCATCCGAAGCGTGCCGCTTGGTGGGAAAATAAAAACGAGAAATGATGCAAGTCTTGTATTGCCTCCAGCCCAAAGGAATCTGTATAAATGTGGAAACGAATTGTATTAATTTTACTATTGGTGTTGAGCTTCAGCCTGAGTAATTCTGATGTAGCAGTTGCAGGTGGACTCAAAAGCTTTGTAGACACCAATGATGGCTATCAGTTTTTATATCCTAATGGCTGGCTGCAAGTTAAAGTTGCCAACGGCCCAGATGTGGTTTTTCACGATTTAATCGAGGTAACCGAAAATGTTTCTGTAGTGATTAGCCCGGTTCCAGAAAATAAAACCTTAGCAGAATTGGGAACTCCAACAGAAGTAGGATATAAACTGGGAAAAGCAGCTCTAGCGCCTGCTAATTCTGGTCGTTCAGCTGAATTAATTAATGCCGCGCAGCAAGAAGTAGACGGTAAAACGTACTACCTTTTAGAGTATGAAGTTAAACTCCCCAATCAACAGCAACGACACAACATCGCCAGCGTCGCTGTTAGCCGTGGTAAACTTTTTACTTTCAACGCCTCAATTTCTGAAAAACGCTGGCCAAAAATTAAACAAACAATTGATGAAGTTGTAAATTCTTTTTCTGTTTATTAACTGGGAGTGGGGAGTGGGGAGTGGGGAGTTAGGAGTTAAGAGTTAAAAGTTATTCTCCCCCTGCCTCCCCTGCCTCCCCTGCCTCCTCATCTCCCTCATCCCCCTCATCCCCCTCATCTCGTGCTTTTGTATGAGCATTCCACCTTTTGTACTGGCCTCAGCTTCTCCAGCGCGGCGGCGCTTGCTGCAAACTGTTGGTATTGAACCGATAGTTCGAGCTAGTGACTTTGATGAGTCACAAATCCAATTAAGTGAACCTGAACAATTGGTCAAAACTCTTGCCCAGTACAAAGCGGAAACTGTAGCCCCACAGTTTGAATCAGCTTTGATTATGGGTTGTGATTCGGTTTTGTCTGTCAATAATGAGATTCATGGCAAACCAGTAGACGCTAGTGAAGCGATCGCCCGTTGGCAGATAATGCAAGGTAGCTTTGGTGACTTATACACAGGTCACGCCTTGATTGACTTAGACCAAAACCGCACTATAGTCAAGTCTCAAGTTACAAGAGTTTACTTCGCTCCAATGAGCGACAAAGCAATTAAAGCTTATGTTGCCACAGGTGAACCCCTCAAGTGTGCTGGTGCCTTTGCCCTTGAAGGCTTTGGTAGTTTGTTCGTCGAAAAAATTGAAGGCTGTCACAGCAATGTAATTGGACTGAGTTTACCTCTGCTGCGGCAGATGTTAGCAGAACTGGGATACGATGTTACGGATTTTTGGCAATAGTCATTGGTCATTTGTCATTTGTTTTTCTGCGCGTCCCCATGTCTCCCCATCTCCCCATGACTAATGACTAAATTGCCTGATATTCAGTATTGCCTCTCCATGATCTGGAATCCAAGCTAGCCATTCATCTTTTGAAACTGGACACAATAAAAGCGCTTCGTCAAAACTCAAAGGGTTGGGAAGTTCCAAAAGCTTCACCCAACCAGAAACTCTTAACTGCCGTAAACCTGCCAGATTCCGCCTTCTTGCTTGGACAGCAAAATCTGGTCTATGAGAATCTAGTTTCATATCTTCGTTTTAGCCTTAACCAATGGGCTAATCTAAAATTATTTCTGTAACTTAGACTACAAAATAAACAATACTTGTGAAAAGCAACTGTCTTATAACTTTACGTTCGCTGGTGCAAGTCTTTGATTAATATTGCAAGCTATAACTGTGAGGCACGCCAGGTTGTAGACTGGCTACTAGATCGCATTCCCAACTAGAATATGTCATTTACTTCTATGCCCTCGCTGCGTGAGCAACAACATCCCCTAATTCGTCAGCTAGCTGATTGCATTGAGGCAGCTTGGCATCAGCATCTGGATCTATCGCCCTACCATTTGCCTGCTGAGTTGGGGTATGTGGAAGGTAGACTAGAAGGGGAAAAACTGACCATTGAAAACCGTTGCTATCAAACGCCTCAGTTCCGGAAAATGCACTTGGAACTAGCAAAAATCGGAAATATGCTCGATATTTTGCATTGCGTCATGTTTCCCCGTCCAGAATACAACCTGCCGATGTTTGGTTGTGATTTAGTGGGGGGTAGAGGTCAAATTAGCGCGGCGATCGCAGATCTTTCTCCCATACACTTAGAACGTACCTTACCAGAATCTTATACTGCTGAACTCACACAGTTAACAGTGCTGAACTTTTCCCAACCGCGCGAATTACCTGAATGGGGAAATATTTTTTCAGATTATTGCATCTTTGTGCGCCCCAGTTCCCCAGAAGAAGAAACAATGTTTCTCTCTCGTGTCCAAGACTTTTTAGAAATTCATTGTACCCAAGCGATCGCCTCACATCCTGTTTCACTCGAACAAGTCACACAAAATCTCGCCGGACAACACAACTACTGCACTAAACAGCAACAAAACGACAAAACCCGCCGCGTACTCGAAAAAGCCTTTGGCCCAGCTTGGGCAGAACATTACATGACCACAGTTCTATTCGACCTTCCACAAGAGATTTCCAAATAAAAAATCTCCGATCGCCCAAAGACGCAGGGGAGCAGAGGAGCAGAGGGGCAGAGGGGGAAATTCCTAACTCCTAACTCCGAGATTTCCAAATAAAAAATCTCCGATCGCCCAAAGACGCAGGGGAGCAGAGGAGCAGAGGGGCAGAGGGGGAAATTCCTAACTCCTAACTTCTAACTCCTAACTCCTAACTCTTAACTCCTCACTCCCAATGCCCCGATTCCCCCATCTGTAGGTTCTGTTACGTTTTCCGGTAACTGATAAATGTAGAATTCATTCAACGAGAGTTTGATGGAGTCCCAAAATAGCAGCAGGGAGATTAGTAAAACCAATTAGCTTTAACTAGGTTACAGATAATGACGCGGGGACACAGTGACACAGTGACGCGGAGAATAATGTGTAGCAAAATTTTTGAGAATTGGTATCAGGTCTTTGAAACAAATGATTTTTGATCTTGTTTTTCAATTTTGTGAATAACTGTAGCCTCCGCTAATTAAGCGTAAAAATTCAGAATTCAGAATCCAGAATCAATAATGCTTGGATGCCCAAGCTTGATAATTTGCACAAAATCAAGCAGGTATACAACGATTGATTTTCCAAATATTCTGACTTCTGAATTAGAGAATTATCTTATTAGTAAACAGTTACTATTATTCACTGATTACTTGACGTTAAGAACTTTAGGAATTACACATCTAGTACGAAATGTAGGGGCAATTCATGAATTGCCCCTACGGTAAATCAAGGCTTTTACGTAATTTTTACGTAAGTCTTAAACTTTATCTTTGCGGTAGTGAATCTACTATTACAGTACCGCATCATAGCAGTTTTAGATTTTCAGTAGAGAGGCGATATCTCGCGTCTCTATATCTGAATGCCCCATTAATTGATTCTGAATTCTGAATTCTTCTTCAAATAGCCAGCTACAAGAAGGCATCATTTTGCAAAGTTTTAGTGTGAGTGTTGAGTATCGATCGCGCAATGGATTTTAAGCCATAACCATTGTTTGTCCTAAGCGGCTGGCTATTGATTAAAAACCCTTTTTTACTTACATCACCACAATTGAGATAAACGAGCAACATACTATGTCAAGGGTGACCGAGAAGCCAAAGCCAACTGAGCAGACATTTAATCCTGAACAACCTAAAATTTGGTGGGGTATCGCTGTAGCTGTGCCAATAGTAATTGCTGCTGGGGTACTAGGTACAGCTAAAATCGAGCAGCTAAAAAAACTCACTGTATCTGCACCCGTAATGCCATCTAGCAATAGCGTTAGTGCTGTGGGCCGTTTGGAACCGCGAGGCGAAGTTGTTAAATTGTCTGCGCCATCCTCAGGATTAGCACCATCATCACGAATTCAGCAACTGCTAGTTAGAGAAGGTGAAAAAGTCAGACAAGGCCAAATTGTGGCAATTTTGGACAACCGCGATACTCAAATAGCCGCACTAGAAGAAGCAAAAGCCAAAGTCCAAGAAGCCCGTGCGAATTTAGCTCAAGTCAGAGCCGGATCTCCAAGAGATATTCAAGCCCAAAGAGCGATTATTGCTCGCCTACAAGCGCAGTTACTTGGGGAAAAAGATGCTCAGCAAGCGAGCATCACTCGAATTGCAGCTCAGTTGAGTGGAGAAAAACTTGTCCAACAAGCAACTGTAAATCGCTTAGAAGCTGAACTTAGCGGACAAAGAGATGCTCTCAGAGCAACAGTTACACGTATCCAAGCCGAACAGCGCAATGCCCAAGTAGATGCTGGACGCTATGATTTTTTATACCGAGAAGGTGCGATTTCTCAGCAGGAACGGGATAGAAGACGCCTGAGTGCGGTTACAGCTAATCAGCAGGTTGCTGAAAGTCAAGCTACCCTCAAGCAGACATTAGCAACTCTACGACAGCAACTTGCTGAAGCGAGAGCTAATCAAATACAAAATTTAGCAACTTTGCAACAGCAGCTAATTGAAGCCAAAGTTAACCGTGACAAAACTGTAGCAACTTTGCAGAGGCAAATTGAAGAAGAAAAAGCCAAACTCAGTAGAATTTTGGACGTTAGTCCTACTGATATGCAAGTAGCCCTAGCCCAAGTTAGTAATGCGATCGCCAATGTTAGAAAAGCCGAAGCACAACTAAAATTAAGCTATGTTCAAGCGCCAATCGCTGGGGAAATTTTAAAGATTTACACCAAATCAGGTGAAGCCATAGGTGCAAATGGCATTGCTGAACTTGGGCAAACTAGTCAAATGTTTGTAGTTGCTGAAGTCGCCGAAGATAGTATTAGTAAAGTGCGTATCGGTCAAAACGCCACTATCACTAG
It encodes the following:
- a CDS encoding metal ABC transporter solute-binding protein, Zn/Mn family, giving the protein MSKKSPKNNLLRAILVVLTVGFVGCQNQAARTTFTQTTAEVNENLPQVVATTSVLCDLTRQIAGNTVNLTCLISPSANPKTYKPKPEDRKALEQANLILYTGYNFEPNLLKLIRATKNSAPKIAVAQVALSKPQKFQQGGKRVNDPHIWHNTKNAMEMVEVINSNLKKVASSNAEVYTSNTKKITNELTQLDTWIKSTIASIPEKQRKLFTTSDAFGYYAKAYRISLTGGMESISSREKLTAVRVNNLAKNIKQAKVPTIFPEVAINPNLIQSVAREADVKISERKLYSEGLGEVGGEADTYQKMMIANTRTIVEGLGGTYLMFQGK
- a CDS encoding YtxH domain-containing protein, whose product is MSNNRSGTFIGGLMLGATIGALAGLLAAPRTGRETRKILQKSANAIPDLAEDISTSVQIQADRLSASALRNWDETLDRLREAIAAGVDASQRESQVLNRQTSVEDSDSLPQQLERL
- a CDS encoding DUF948 domain-containing protein produces the protein MIEPLFWLGLSLLLVATSLTAVLVAAIPALQELARAARSAEKLFDTLSRELPPTLDAIRVTGLEITDLTDDVSQGVKSASQVAKQVDQSLDTARKQAQNIQVGTRSIVVGVKAAWRNFTRQKPTRRISDRLASNEKPALTLREREVFRQDTHRVKAEAYRPNEGYNDAASWETDFDDED
- a CDS encoding TPM domain-containing protein → MQSCFWRRILVSIAVFFLAGSIWVMHSSPALAYDNPDLLPKTFTPVVDLAKSLPELQEEKLVKDLEQFETDTGWKLRVLTQYDRTPGRAVINYWGLDDKSILLVADSRGGNILSFSVGDAVYELLPRTFWIELQTRFGNLYFVREQGEDQAILQALESVKGCLLKGGCNVVPGLPREQWILTLITSVIGGIICGFAAQPREKGQVFAWQWALIFSPLWGILFIAFGIGPVVTRTSDWLPLVRNISGFLIGVLVAYLSPVFSRPSSSNE
- a CDS encoding precorrin-8X methylmutase, whose protein sequence is MEWHVTDAQSLAIIDSEIGDHVFSPAEYEIVRRVIYATADFEYKSLIRFSERALQAGAAALAARTTIVVDVPMVQVGIAYDIQNTFANPVYCSMEALTRPQKEKTRAAWGIETLAKRYPEGIFVVGQAQTALTALVDLIEAEEIRPALIIATPVRFVSIDEAKGRLQDSLVPHITIESRKGNAVVAAAIVDGLVDLAWQAYGQDANRGS
- a CDS encoding right-handed parallel beta-helix repeat-containing protein; translation: MVAESLSLSAYIAIPVVLSLLLEGQNIKVPVVKNVRQVSTEQKTIAPSRQLISTKRAAKTYYVSGSGNDNNNGLSTSSAFRTIQKAANLTNPGDTVLIMNGVYKNEGKAGAVVNIKRSGTPNAWIKFKAYPGHFPKIQHNTWNGILISNKASYIEINGLEVMGNNANVTLDYAISEKTNKLNPLTNGNCIFVDGRTNGHTHHIRILNNKVHGCGGTGIAVIQSDYVTVDNNVVFDNAWYGIYGSSGISMLTNWNFDNYRGYKMFVRNNKTYNNRQYIPWIRTGTISDGNGIIIDSTRNQETPKLGPYKGRTLVKNNLTFHNGGSGIHAFYSDHVDILNNTAFLNNQSPEIKGGQIFAHTSTDVKILNNILYAFPGKNVNSNTKNSNVIYDYNIYLNTSSVSFKGPHDIVADAEFIREHPTLKKIAGDWKSRLYKQSRSLPNSIEIELGSFVCQPVTYSLKGKLIKVGCSR
- a CDS encoding phosphate ABC transporter permease, translating into MLVPLTRQKFEQIVPLIATGLQYKYYWGKFANFLQRLLISVVSLVVILLVKALFRLEFGSIIFVLGVVSAFFWLWYPVFQASMRNVQCRRYKYSGFFRGRILDWWITDQLVGKQETVNSKGELVIVENREKRINLEVGDDTGFSIEFDAPLRPSHKAIARGQIAEMVVMSNRPDLSSIEEFSDIYIPSRELWVSDYPCLRRDFFNEVGRRLREDQEERRPRRRRRRVEE
- the dapB gene encoding 4-hydroxy-tetrahydrodipicolinate reductase, which produces MTNQALIPVIVNGAAGKMGREVVKAVAQAPDLNLVGAIDSSPEHQDKDAGELAGLSEPLEVPITNQLEPMLGYVAGDRQGPPGVIVDFTHPDSVYDNIRSAIAYGIRPVVGTTGLSPEQIQDLADFADKASTGCLIIPNFSIGMVLLQQAAVAASQYFDHVEIIELHHNQKADAPSGTAIQTAQLLGELGKTFNPALVEETEKLPGARGSQAEEGIRIHSVRLPGLVAHQEVIFGAPGQIYTLRHDTSDRACYMPGVLLAIRKVLALKSLVYGLEKIL